The following coding sequences lie in one Lolium perenne isolate Kyuss_39 chromosome 2, Kyuss_2.0, whole genome shotgun sequence genomic window:
- the LOC127330741 gene encoding transcription factor MYB39 yields MGRSPCCCHDAGVKKGPWTEEEDRALVEYIQKRGGHVGSWRGLPKASGLNRCGKSCRLRWNNYLRPDIKRGNFSDDEERLIISLHAALGNKWSTIATHLDGRTDNEIKNYWNTHIRKKLLRAGVDPVTHQQLPPDHNGHLILDAASAAFLPETLLWAAAAATLGGGLDTGAIMQAQLLQQLLQVIGSNNGTTNLIANLAQVNALLNSSSNIVPSILLQDQMNKLSGANYLQPSYLGNISSFAEQNMMYQQLINTTACPGTSSSGADDPAAALVSRDVSPAVDQAPVGEFAGLLEPMMEMPDLCSLESSDSFWKDILEESYRL; encoded by the exons ATGGGGAGGTCGCCGTGCTGCTGCCACGACGCCGGGGTGAAGAAAGGGCCATGGACGGAGGAGGAGGACAGGGCTCTGGTGGAGTACATCCAGAAACGGGGCGGGCACGTCGGCAGCTGGCGCGGCCTGCCAAAGGCCTCGGGGCTCAACCGCTGCGGCAAGAGCTGCCGCCTCCGGTGGAACAACTACCTCCGCCCCGACATCAAGCGCGGCAACTTCTCCGACGACGAGGAGCGCCTCATCATCAGCCTCCATGCCGCCCTCGGCAACAA GTGGTCGACGATCGCGACGCACCTGGATGGCCGGACGGACAACGAGATCAAGAACTACTGGAACACGCACATCCGGAAGAAGCTCCTGCGCGCGGGCGTAGACCCTGTCACGCACCAGCAGCTGCCTCCCGACCACAACGGCCATCTCATTCTCGACGCCGCATCCGCCGCCTTCCTCCCGGAGACACTCCTCTGGGCCGCGGCGGCTGCAACCCTCGGTGGCGGCCTCGACACTGGCGCCATCATGCAGGCGCAGCTGCTGCAGCAGCTTCTTCAGGTCATCGGCTCCAACAACGGCACCACAAACCTCATCGCTAACCTAGCTCAAGTAAACGCATTGCTAAACTCAAGCAGTAACATCGTTCCCAGCATCCTGCTCCAGGACCAGATGAACAAGTTGTCTGGCGCGAACTACCTGCAGCCGAGCTACCTCGGGAACATCTCGAGCTTTGCGGAGCAAAACATGATGTACCAGCAGCTGATCAACACCACGGCGTGTCCGGGAACAAGCTCCTCTGGAGCAGATGACCCGGCTGCAGCGCTTGTATCACGTGACGTATCACCGGCAGTTGACCAGGCGCCGGTGGGGGAGTTCGCCGGCTTGCTGGAGCCCATGATGGAGATGCCCGATCTGTGCTCTTTGGAGAGCAGTGATTCTTTCTGGAAGGACATACTCGAGGAGAGCTACCGTCTATAG
- the LOC127336581 gene encoding uncharacterized protein yields the protein MGRSPCCCHDAGVKKGPWTEEEDKALVEYIQRRGGHVGSWRGLPKASGLNRCGKSCRLRWTNYLRPDIKRGNFTDDEERLIISLHAALGNKWSTIATQLEGRTDNEIKNYWNTHIRKKLLRMGVDPVTHQQLPPDQHLDGASASAAFFPETLLWAAAAATLGGGLDTGAIMQAQMLQQLLHAIGSNNTTTNLIANLAASNAMLNSGGGIVPNLLLQDQMNMLSTGANYLQPGYLSNISSFAGQDMVQQQLISSPAPGTSSSAGAEPADQHRDTATEFASPAADRAPVEEFAGLLEPMMDMPGLCSLESDSFWNDILKDSYRF from the exons ATGGGGAGGTCGCCGTGCTGCTGCCATGACGCCGGAGTGAAGAAAGGGCCGTggacggaggaggaggacaaGGCGCTGGTGGAGTACATCCAGAGGCGGGGCGGGCACGTCGGCAGCTGGCGCGGCCTGCCCAAGGCCTCCGGCCTCAACCGCTGCGGCAAGAGCTGCCGCCTCCGGTGGACCAACTACCTCCGCCCCGACATCAAGCGCGGCAACTTCACCGACGACGAGGAGCGCCTCATCATCAGCCTCCACGCCGCCCTCGGCAACAA GTGGTCGACGATTGCGACGCAGCTGGAGGGCCGGACGGACAACGAGATCAAGAACTACTGGAACACCCACATCCGGAAGAAGCTCCTGCGCATGGGCGTCGACCCTGTCACCCACCAGCAGTTGCCGCCCGACCAACACCTCGACGGcgcctccgcttccgccgccttcTTCCCGGAGACGCTCCTCTGGGCCGCGGCGGCCGCGACCCTCGGAGGTGGCCTGGACACGGGCGCCATCATGCAGGCGCAGATGCTGCAGCAGCTGCTCCACGCCATCGGCTCCAACAACACCACCACTAACCTCATCGCCAACCTTGCTGCATCAAACGCAATGCTGAACTCAGGCGGCGGCATCGTTCCGAACCTTCTGCTCCAGGACCAGATGAACATGTTGTCGACTGGCGCGAACTACCTACAGCCGGGTTACCTCTCCAACATCTCGAGTTTTGCAGGACAAGACATGGTGCAGCAGCAGCTAATCAGTTCTCCTGCTCCAGGAACAAGCTCCTCTGCAGGAGCTGAGCCGGCCGATCAGCACCGTGATACTGCCACTGAATTCGCATCACCGGCGGCTGACAGGGCGCCAGTGGAGGAGTTCGCCGGCTTGCTGGAGCCCATGATGGATATGCCCGGTCTGTGCTCTCTGGAGAGTGACTCTTTCTGGAATGATATACTGAAGGACAGTTACCGTTTCTAG